A genome region from Clostridium sp. JN-9 includes the following:
- the rpsU gene encoding 30S ribosomal protein S21, with protein sequence MSEIKVGENETLESALRRFKRKCARAGVLSEVRKREHYDKPSVKRKKKSEAARKRKFK encoded by the coding sequence ATGTCAGAAATAAAAGTTGGAGAAAACGAAACATTGGAAAGTGCATTAAGAAGATTTAAGAGAAAATGCGCAAGAGCTGGTGTTCTTTCAGAAGTTAGAAAGAGAGAGCATTATGATAAACCAAGTGTTAAAAGAAAGAAAAAATCTGAAGCTGCAAGAAAGAGGAAGTTTAAATAA
- a CDS encoding cytidine deaminase, with product MNYKELILKAMEARKYAYVPYSKFKVGAAVLTEENKVYTGCNIENASFGATNCAERTAIFKAVSEGHRAIKAIAIVGSKSEKTYPCGICRQVLSEFAVDGIDIILAVNENDYVVKKMDEILPGTFTQKNLIK from the coding sequence ATGAATTATAAAGAGCTAATATTAAAGGCTATGGAAGCAAGAAAATATGCCTATGTACCTTATTCTAAATTTAAGGTAGGTGCAGCTGTTTTAACTGAGGAAAATAAAGTATATACGGGTTGCAATATAGAAAATGCTTCATTTGGAGCAACAAACTGCGCAGAAAGGACAGCTATTTTTAAAGCTGTTTCTGAAGGACACAGAGCTATTAAAGCTATAGCAATAGTAGGAAGTAAATCTGAAAAGACATATCCCTGCGGTATTTGCAGACAGGTTTTAAGTGAATTTGCAGTAGATGGAATTGACATAATATTAGCAGTTAATGAAAATGATTATGTTGTAAAAAAAATGGATGAAATTTTACCTGGAACTTTTACTCAGAAAAATTTGATTAAATAA
- the yqfD gene encoding sporulation protein YqfD translates to MKTMASIDLSKFKSGIITIEAQSLNIEKFINLLWKNNIDIMNIKRINITTLIMDIRLKDYHKISSISKKTKTKIKIINRKGTAFLIIKAKKRTALFIGVFIFAGIIYYLSTFIWSIDITGERALAPFEIRQQLSTMGIKPGISKKNINVNKIEEKLYELNPNIMWTKVRIAGPKLEVTATERQSPPSVITDDSICDLVAKKDGQIIRVYTKAGTAVVKKDDIVKKGQLLVKGMQGDKNNPYEVHADGSVIARTFYEQDKTVEFKGIKTLRTGKMTSNIYINIKNNRLYLKKSVNKFNKYDTIIDKKGLICFENIYETKEVPFELNKQDTIENAKKELEDKITLTLDKSTKVVDKIVNSSVENNNLVIRLILIGEENIAVPQEVNNN, encoded by the coding sequence ATGAAGACAATGGCAAGTATTGATCTTTCAAAATTTAAAAGTGGAATTATTACCATAGAAGCACAATCCCTGAATATAGAAAAATTTATAAATTTGTTATGGAAAAATAATATTGACATTATGAATATAAAAAGAATAAATATCACTACCTTAATAATGGATATAAGGCTTAAGGATTATCACAAAATAAGCAGCATTAGTAAAAAAACAAAGACTAAAATTAAGATAATTAATAGAAAAGGGACAGCTTTTTTAATAATAAAGGCAAAAAAAAGAACTGCGCTGTTTATAGGGGTATTTATTTTTGCTGGAATAATTTATTATTTGTCTACCTTCATATGGAGTATTGACATAACAGGTGAAAGAGCACTAGCTCCATTTGAAATAAGGCAGCAGCTTTCAACCATGGGAATAAAACCAGGTATATCTAAAAAAAATATCAATGTTAATAAAATAGAAGAAAAGCTTTATGAATTGAACCCCAATATTATGTGGACAAAAGTAAGAATAGCAGGCCCGAAATTAGAAGTTACTGCCACTGAAAGACAATCACCACCAAGTGTTATTACAGATGATTCTATTTGTGATTTGGTTGCTAAAAAAGATGGACAAATCATTAGAGTTTATACAAAAGCCGGCACTGCTGTAGTAAAAAAAGATGACATAGTGAAAAAGGGGCAGCTATTGGTTAAGGGCATGCAGGGAGATAAAAATAATCCTTATGAAGTTCATGCAGATGGAAGTGTTATAGCAAGGACTTTTTATGAACAGGATAAAACTGTAGAGTTTAAAGGGATCAAAACATTAAGAACAGGTAAAATGACCAGTAATATTTATATAAATATAAAAAATAACCGTTTATATTTAAAAAAGAGTGTAAATAAATTTAATAAGTATGATACAATTATAGATAAAAAAGGTTTAATCTGCTTTGAAAATATTTATGAAACAAAGGAAGTCCCTTTTGAGTTAAATAAGCAGGATACAATTGAAAATGCTAAGAAAGAATTAGAAGATAAAATCACATTAACTTTGGATAAATCTACAAAAGTAGTTGATAAAATAGTAAATTCCAGTGTGGAAAACAATAATCTTGTAATAAGACTGATATTAATTGGAGAAGAAAATATTGCAGTTCCACAGGAAGTTAATAATAACTAA
- a CDS encoding GatB/YqeY domain-containing protein: MSLKERLQEDWKQALKAKDKFKANTISMARAAVLLVEKTNGTKLDDEEVIEVLAKEVKSRREALIDFQKGNRQDLIDETNAEIEILLQYLPQQLSESEISEIVRQTIDEVGANSMKDMGKVMAVLSQKTKGRADGKLVSQIVKQHLNK, from the coding sequence ATGTCTCTTAAAGAAAGACTACAAGAAGACTGGAAGCAGGCTCTTAAAGCTAAGGATAAGTTTAAAGCTAATACAATTAGTATGGCAAGAGCAGCTGTACTATTGGTTGAAAAGACTAATGGGACTAAGCTTGATGATGAAGAAGTCATAGAGGTACTTGCTAAGGAAGTCAAATCAAGACGAGAAGCCTTAATAGATTTCCAAAAAGGGAACAGGCAGGATTTAATTGATGAAACAAATGCAGAAATTGAAATTTTGTTACAATACCTTCCTCAGCAGTTAAGTGAAAGTGAAATTTCCGAAATTGTTCGTCAGACAATTGATGAAGTGGGTGCAAATAGCATGAAGGACATGGGAAAAGTTATGGCTGTTTTATCCCAGAAAACTAAGGGTAGAGCAGACGGAAAGCTTGTTAGTCAAATTGTAAAACAACATTTAAATAAATAG
- a CDS encoding 16S rRNA (uracil(1498)-N(3))-methyltransferase, whose protein sequence is MNKFFVPKINFHGDMATIDGEDVKHIYKVLRLHEGDEIFLNNCEGKEFIGEISEINKKQVIVKIKETINTYNESPVEFYLYQGMPKSGKMDLIVQKATELGVKEITPLLTERVVVKGGTSEFKKADRWNKIALEACKQCKRSLIPVTNTPIEFSTFISKKNDFDIIVVPYENENGYGIKKLIQSFSKSEIEKIKKAAVIIGPEGGFEEEEIKQLKDAGAYIVTLGPRILRTETAGFVCISLLGYELGDLGGSI, encoded by the coding sequence ATGAATAAGTTTTTTGTTCCTAAAATTAATTTTCATGGAGATATGGCTACAATTGATGGAGAGGATGTAAAACATATTTATAAGGTTTTAAGGCTCCATGAAGGTGATGAAATATTCTTAAACAATTGTGAGGGAAAAGAATTTATTGGTGAAATATCTGAAATAAACAAAAAACAAGTCATTGTTAAAATAAAGGAAACCATAAATACATATAATGAAAGCCCTGTGGAATTTTATCTATATCAGGGTATGCCAAAGTCAGGCAAAATGGATTTAATTGTTCAAAAAGCTACGGAACTAGGTGTTAAAGAAATAACGCCACTATTAACTGAAAGAGTTGTGGTTAAAGGCGGAACATCAGAATTTAAAAAAGCTGACAGATGGAATAAAATTGCATTAGAGGCCTGCAAGCAATGTAAAAGATCTTTAATACCTGTAACAAATACTCCCATTGAGTTCAGTACTTTTATAAGTAAAAAAAATGATTTTGATATTATTGTAGTCCCATATGAAAATGAAAATGGATATGGTATAAAGAAATTAATTCAATCTTTTAGTAAAAGTGAAATTGAAAAGATAAAAAAAGCTGCTGTAATTATAGGACCTGAGGGAGGCTTTGAAGAAGAAGAGATAAAACAGCTAAAGGATGCAGGAGCTTACATAGTTACCTTAGGGCCGAGAATATTAAGGACTGAAACAGCTGGATTTGTCTGCATTTCATTACTTGGATATGAATTAGGTGATTTAGGGGGCAGCATATAA
- a CDS encoding diacylglycerol kinase, whose product MKVHKLLDSFNYAIEGIVYAVRTQRNMRIHMIAAILVLTACFFYDLNKMEILIITITITMVIAAELINTAVELAIDATTNYYHPLAKLAKNTAAGAVLVTAINAVIVGYIIFWDKLKDINFIVMKKIKGSNPYMIFIILALVSIITLIIKAIFGEGTPLKGGMPSGHSAIAFSIATTIALITEEPLTIILSYLLAFIVAQSRVDSEVHSVLEVFVGGVLGSLLTILLFRLFS is encoded by the coding sequence ATGAAAGTTCACAAATTATTAGATAGTTTTAATTATGCAATTGAGGGTATAGTTTATGCTGTAAGAACACAAAGAAATATGAGAATACACATGATAGCAGCAATACTAGTGTTGACTGCTTGTTTCTTTTATGATTTAAATAAAATGGAAATTCTAATTATAACAATAACAATAACCATGGTGATTGCTGCTGAGCTTATTAATACAGCAGTGGAACTTGCAATAGATGCTACTACAAATTACTACCATCCACTTGCAAAACTTGCGAAAAATACAGCTGCAGGTGCTGTGCTCGTTACAGCTATTAATGCTGTAATAGTTGGATATATTATATTTTGGGATAAATTAAAAGATATAAACTTTATTGTAATGAAAAAAATCAAGGGATCAAATCCATATATGATTTTTATCATTCTTGCCTTAGTATCCATAATCACTTTAATTATAAAAGCTATTTTTGGAGAAGGTACTCCATTAAAAGGTGGAATGCCAAGCGGACACAGTGCAATAGCATTTTCAATTGCCACAACAATTGCCCTGATAACAGAAGAGCCCTTAACAATAATACTGAGTTATCTTCTTGCATTTATTGTAGCTCAAAGCAGGGTTGATTCTGAGGTCCACTCTGTACTGGAAGTTTTTGTGGGTGGAGTACTTGGAAGTCTTTTAACTATACTCTTATTTAGGTTATTCAGCTAG
- the ybeY gene encoding rRNA maturation RNase YbeY, whose amino-acid sequence MILLDNRQDKIEISEELENNIKKMIDFTLKEEKLIIDYEVSVIFVDNNQIKKLNNEFRGIDRETDVLSFPMLEYEKGKVYKQLYTDYDFSDYDFDDGKLVLGDIALSLEKADEQSKEFGHSFQREVCYLLIHSVLHLLGYDHIDEEDKVVMRKNEEYILNKFNINR is encoded by the coding sequence ATGATTTTACTTGATAATAGACAAGATAAAATAGAAATATCAGAGGAACTTGAAAATAATATTAAAAAAATGATTGATTTTACTCTAAAAGAGGAAAAATTAATAATAGATTATGAAGTAAGTGTAATATTCGTAGACAATAATCAGATAAAAAAACTTAACAATGAGTTCAGGGGCATTGACAGGGAAACGGATGTTTTATCATTTCCAATGCTTGAATATGAAAAAGGAAAGGTATATAAACAATTATATACAGATTATGATTTCAGTGATTATGATTTTGATGATGGAAAGCTTGTGTTAGGTGATATTGCCTTATCACTGGAAAAAGCAGATGAACAAAGTAAAGAATTTGGCCACAGCTTTCAAAGAGAGGTATGTTACCTTCTGATTCATTCAGTGCTTCATCTATTGGGTTATGATCATATTGATGAAGAGGATAAAGTGGTAATGAGGAAAAATGAAGAGTATATTTTAAACAAGTTTAATATAAACAGATAA
- a CDS encoding HD family phosphohydrolase, with product MKSAYIMKYFKNDRLNRAGIFILTFVFIFSVLVTSLITKKYNLKEGDIAKVDIKAPKEVKDEITTDARIQQAVNEVKQQYYKKPEVKTQTISEITSLFSKLATIKDSAVDDKTKLQRIKDSTDLNMADENFTALLSLSKDEQKSLQDFLVKTMSDLYDNMQINANGQKDNSDDIKKAQESISLKVNSSNLSKTSKELALTIGYLEVKPNFFFDKEATDELKKEEMKKVPPVMVKKDQIIVKEGEPVGAYQIEILKSLGLINNNTYFQWYAYASLALLILLILGIEWIYLHRYYKDIYYDLSKITLINILTCISLLLARGLSVMSPFLIPLACVPMLMTLLTNYKVSLSINTLNCILISGAVGFNPEIIILAILNAVIGATILKKMQQRNDILYSSIYISIINFFLTFSAGFMLSNNVKDIILRSSFSFASGIISGVLTIGLLPFFESSFGIITTIKLLELSNPNQPLLKKLLLEAPGTYHHSILVGNLAEVAAEEVGANPILARVASQYHDIGKIKRPYFFKENQLGNDNPHNKITPNLSTLIITSHVKDGVELAKQYKLPKVITDVIEQHHGTTLVKYFYLTLKNSSENPDEINEEDFKYPGPIPTSKEAAIIMLADSVEAAVRSINEPNQDKIQKMVNNIVKSRLDEGQLDNSDLTLMDINKIKKSFLKVFTGIYHKRIEYPEDKWAKQK from the coding sequence ATGAAATCAGCCTACATAATGAAATACTTCAAAAATGATAGATTAAATAGAGCAGGAATATTTATTTTAACTTTTGTATTTATTTTTTCTGTGCTGGTAACCTCATTAATAACAAAAAAGTATAATTTAAAAGAGGGAGATATTGCTAAAGTAGATATTAAAGCACCAAAGGAAGTAAAAGATGAAATTACTACAGATGCAAGAATACAACAAGCTGTAAATGAAGTTAAACAGCAGTATTATAAAAAACCTGAGGTAAAAACTCAAACTATAAGTGAAATTACATCTTTATTTAGTAAATTAGCCACCATAAAGGATTCTGCTGTGGATGATAAAACCAAGCTTCAGAGAATAAAGGATTCTACGGATTTAAATATGGCAGATGAAAACTTTACTGCACTGCTGAGTTTATCTAAGGATGAACAAAAATCACTGCAGGATTTTTTAGTAAAAACCATGTCAGATTTATATGATAATATGCAGATAAATGCCAATGGACAAAAGGATAATTCAGATGACATAAAAAAGGCTCAGGAAAGTATATCGCTTAAGGTAAATAGTTCTAACTTATCCAAGACTTCAAAGGAATTAGCATTAACTATTGGATATTTAGAGGTTAAACCTAATTTCTTCTTTGACAAGGAAGCAACTGACGAATTAAAGAAGGAAGAAATGAAAAAGGTTCCTCCTGTAATGGTTAAAAAGGATCAGATAATTGTAAAAGAAGGAGAACCTGTTGGAGCATATCAGATTGAAATTTTAAAAAGTTTAGGGCTGATAAACAATAATACTTATTTCCAATGGTATGCATATGCAAGCTTAGCTTTATTAATACTGCTTATTTTAGGCATTGAATGGATATATTTACACCGTTATTATAAGGATATATACTATGATTTAAGTAAAATAACTTTAATCAATATACTAACCTGTATAAGTTTACTCCTAGCCAGGGGATTAAGTGTTATGTCGCCTTTCCTAATTCCTTTAGCTTGTGTTCCCATGTTAATGACATTATTAACAAACTATAAAGTATCTTTGAGCATTAATACATTAAATTGTATTTTAATCAGCGGAGCCGTAGGGTTTAACCCTGAAATAATTATTTTAGCTATACTTAATGCTGTTATAGGTGCCACAATATTAAAAAAGATGCAGCAAAGAAATGATATATTGTATTCTTCAATATATATTTCCATTATAAATTTCTTTTTAACATTTTCAGCGGGATTTATGTTAAGCAATAATGTTAAAGACATTATATTAAGAAGTTCATTTTCATTTGCATCAGGTATTATCTCAGGTGTATTGACCATTGGGCTTCTTCCTTTCTTTGAAAGCAGTTTTGGCATTATTACAACTATAAAGTTATTGGAGCTTTCTAATCCTAATCAGCCTCTTTTAAAAAAGCTGCTTCTTGAAGCTCCTGGAACTTATCATCACAGCATTTTAGTGGGAAATTTAGCTGAAGTAGCTGCTGAAGAAGTTGGTGCTAATCCTATTTTAGCAAGAGTTGCATCCCAGTATCATGATATTGGTAAAATTAAAAGACCATATTTTTTTAAAGAAAATCAACTGGGAAATGATAATCCTCATAATAAGATAACACCTAATTTAAGTACTTTAATAATAACCTCTCATGTAAAAGATGGGGTTGAATTAGCAAAACAATACAAGCTGCCAAAGGTTATAACAGATGTGATTGAGCAGCACCATGGAACCACCCTGGTTAAGTATTTTTATTTAACATTAAAAAATTCCTCTGAAAATCCGGATGAAATAAACGAAGAGGATTTTAAATATCCTGGACCAATACCTACATCTAAGGAAGCAGCAATAATTATGCTTGCTGATAGTGTAGAAGCTGCAGTAAGATCAATAAATGAACCAAATCAGGATAAGATACAGAAGATGGTAAATAATATAGTTAAAAGCAGGTTAGATGAGGGACAATTAGATAATAGTGATTTAACCTTAATGGATATAAATAAAATTAAAAAGTCTTTTTTAAAGGTATTTACAGGAATTTATCATAAAAGAATAGAGTATCCTGAGGATAAATGGGCTAAACAAAAATAG
- the yqfC gene encoding sporulation protein YqfC, with protein sequence MEKRVNKTKNDLAEKLDLPRDIVLDLPKITVTGDNEIVIENHKGVVAFNDDMIKVNTNSGIMCIYGKKFEILFMTGSTVNISGKFRSIEYEDNGKY encoded by the coding sequence TTGGAGAAAAGAGTTAATAAAACCAAAAATGACTTGGCTGAAAAGCTTGATTTACCAAGAGATATTGTTTTGGATTTACCTAAAATAACAGTAACTGGGGATAATGAAATAGTAATTGAAAATCATAAGGGCGTGGTGGCTTTTAATGATGATATGATTAAAGTGAATACAAATTCAGGAATTATGTGTATTTATGGTAAGAAATTTGAGATATTGTTTATGACAGGCAGTACGGTAAATATAAGCGGGAAATTCAGATCTATAGAGTATGAAGACAATGGCAAGTATTGA
- the era gene encoding GTPase Era: MFKSGFVTIIGRPNVGKSTLINSIMGEKLSIVSSKPQTTRNNIQTILTGKDYQIVFVDTPGIHKPRHKLGEYMVKIAEDSIKEVDLVLFLTTPDEELGKGDRLILDQLRGSGVPVFLVLNKIDENTAERVAKSLQNFGKEFDFKEIIPISALKGKNVDILIELMVKYLKEGPKYYPDDMITDVQERFIVSEVIREKALRLLSEEVPHGIAVDILNFKKDENGKYNIDADLLCEKDSHKAIIIGKNGSMLKKISTYARQDMEKMFNSKVSLKIWVKVKKDWRDSSNILRELGYNKK, translated from the coding sequence ATGTTTAAATCTGGTTTTGTAACTATTATAGGAAGACCAAACGTTGGAAAATCCACTTTAATAAACAGTATAATGGGAGAAAAACTTTCAATTGTCTCAAGTAAACCTCAAACTACAAGAAATAACATACAAACAATTTTAACTGGAAAGGATTATCAAATTGTATTTGTAGATACTCCTGGTATTCATAAGCCAAGGCATAAATTAGGCGAATATATGGTTAAGATTGCAGAAGACTCAATTAAAGAAGTAGATCTTGTGCTTTTTTTAACTACTCCTGATGAAGAACTTGGAAAGGGAGACAGACTTATATTAGATCAGCTTAGAGGTTCAGGAGTGCCTGTATTTCTGGTACTAAATAAGATAGATGAAAATACTGCAGAAAGAGTTGCAAAATCATTGCAGAATTTTGGGAAAGAATTTGATTTTAAGGAGATTATACCTATTTCTGCACTAAAAGGTAAAAATGTAGACATTTTAATTGAATTAATGGTAAAATATTTAAAAGAGGGTCCTAAATATTACCCTGATGATATGATAACTGATGTACAGGAAAGATTTATAGTTTCAGAAGTTATAAGAGAAAAGGCACTAAGACTCCTTAGTGAGGAAGTACCACACGGTATTGCAGTAGATATTTTGAACTTTAAAAAGGACGAAAACGGAAAATATAATATAGATGCTGATTTATTATGTGAAAAGGATTCTCATAAGGCAATTATCATTGGAAAAAATGGGAGTATGCTTAAGAAAATATCTACTTATGCCAGGCAGGATATGGAGAAGATGTTTAATAGTAAAGTTTCCCTTAAGATATGGGTAAAAGTTAAGAAGGATTGGAGAGATAGTTCAAATATATTAAGAGAACTTGGATATAATAAAAAGTAG
- the mtaB gene encoding tRNA (N(6)-L-threonylcarbamoyladenosine(37)-C(2))-methylthiotransferase MtaB codes for MKVAFSTLGCRVNIYETEAMCEKFIKQGYEIVPFDSFSDVYVINTCTVTNMGDKKSRQMIGRARRQNENAIIAVVGCYSQIAPNEVSKISGVDVVLGTRNKGDIVYWVNRAREENKKIMQVNDVLKNKVFENLVIEEYQDKTRAFLKIQDGCNRFCSYCLIPFARGAVCSKDPSVVISEVRELAKHNFKEVILSGIDMASYGSDLNENWDLAKLLEAIEEIDGIDRIRIGSMDPAYFTKGIAERLGKLNKLCPHFHLSLQSGCNETLKRMNRRYTTEQYKKILDDLRTHIPGVSITTDIIVGFPGETEEEFNETYEFLKSIKLSKMHIFKFSPRKGTKAASMENQIDGNIKEYRSSALMKLNISLEKEFMNKFINTTQKVLFEQNVQGDHDYYEGYTPNYIKVIVKSDKDIRGSILETKLISVEEEHMKGKAFTVLS; via the coding sequence ATGAAGGTTGCTTTTTCTACATTAGGCTGTAGAGTTAATATATATGAAACAGAAGCAATGTGTGAAAAGTTTATCAAACAGGGCTATGAAATTGTACCATTTGATAGCTTTTCAGATGTTTATGTTATAAATACCTGCACAGTTACTAACATGGGTGATAAAAAATCCAGACAAATGATAGGCAGGGCCAGAAGACAGAACGAAAATGCTATTATTGCAGTTGTTGGGTGCTACTCACAAATTGCTCCAAATGAAGTATCTAAGATTTCTGGGGTAGATGTGGTGCTTGGAACTAGAAATAAAGGAGACATTGTGTACTGGGTCAACAGAGCCAGAGAAGAAAATAAAAAAATTATGCAGGTCAATGATGTACTTAAAAATAAGGTGTTTGAGAATTTAGTAATTGAGGAATATCAGGATAAAACAAGAGCTTTTTTAAAAATCCAGGATGGATGTAACAGATTCTGCTCCTATTGCCTCATTCCTTTTGCAAGGGGAGCTGTGTGCTCAAAGGATCCATCAGTAGTTATAAGTGAAGTAAGAGAACTTGCAAAACATAATTTTAAAGAAGTAATTTTATCAGGTATCGACATGGCATCCTATGGAAGCGACTTAAATGAAAATTGGGATTTGGCTAAATTGTTAGAGGCAATTGAAGAAATTGATGGCATTGACAGAATAAGAATAGGATCAATGGATCCTGCATATTTTACAAAAGGAATAGCTGAGAGATTGGGTAAACTTAATAAACTCTGTCCTCATTTTCATTTATCACTGCAAAGCGGATGCAATGAAACTTTAAAAAGAATGAATAGAAGATATACCACAGAGCAGTATAAAAAAATACTGGATGATTTAAGAACTCACATACCAGGAGTGTCCATCACAACTGATATAATAGTGGGTTTCCCTGGGGAAACGGAAGAGGAATTTAATGAAACTTATGAATTCCTTAAAAGCATAAAACTAAGTAAGATGCATATATTTAAATTTAGTCCCAGAAAGGGAACAAAGGCTGCTTCAATGGAAAATCAGATAGATGGTAATATTAAAGAATATAGAAGCAGTGCACTAATGAAATTAAATATTTCACTAGAAAAAGAATTTATGAATAAGTTTATAAATACAACTCAGAAGGTTTTGTTTGAGCAGAATGTTCAGGGAGATCATGACTATTATGAAGGATATACTCCTAATTATATAAAGGTAATTGTTAAGAGTGATAAGGACATTCGCGGTAGTATATTAGAAACAAAATTAATATCTGTAGAAGAAGAGCATATGAAAGGAAAAGCTTTTACAGTTTTGAGTTAA
- a CDS encoding histidine triad nucleotide-binding protein: MEDCLFCKIVKGEIPSTKVYEDKEVLAFKDINPEAPVHLIIIPKKHITSLNELKPEDSEIISHIFMVIQKLVKDFKIDENGYRIVNNCGEHGGQSVPHMHFHLLGGRSLNWPPG; encoded by the coding sequence ATGGAAGACTGTTTATTTTGTAAAATTGTCAAGGGTGAAATACCAAGCACTAAGGTTTATGAAGACAAAGAAGTTCTTGCTTTTAAAGACATAAATCCAGAGGCCCCTGTTCATTTAATTATTATTCCTAAAAAACATATAACTAGTTTAAATGAACTTAAGCCTGAAGATAGTGAGATTATATCCCATATTTTCATGGTTATACAAAAACTTGTTAAAGATTTTAAAATTGATGAAAATGGATACAGAATAGTAAATAATTGCGGGGAGCATGGAGGTCAGTCTGTTCCTCATATGCATTTTCATCTGCTTGGGGGAAGAAGCCTTAATTGGCCTCCAGGTTAA
- the recO gene encoding DNA repair protein RecO codes for MALFKTRGIIIKTQDYKEADKIVWIFTEKLGKVSCIARGAKRGKSKFLSTTLPFCFGDFVLFKGKSFYNISEIEVIDSFQGLLMDLETITYASYFCELLDICLMDEESNRDLFREVISAFYLLKSKAVDIEVLTRALELNVLRATGYGLDLEECCICKAKISSSDYVNLQYLGGVCENCEKINGMAISRASYNSIKILNKFPLEKLARISLDKKIKKEIFDLITIIISQNYYRKPKSLEALKFLKGSECNE; via the coding sequence CTGGCGTTATTTAAGACTAGGGGAATTATTATTAAAACCCAGGATTATAAGGAAGCTGATAAAATTGTATGGATCTTTACAGAAAAATTAGGGAAGGTTTCTTGTATTGCAAGGGGAGCTAAAAGAGGCAAAAGCAAGTTTTTATCAACTACGCTGCCGTTTTGTTTTGGAGATTTTGTTCTATTTAAAGGTAAAAGCTTTTACAATATCAGTGAGATAGAAGTAATAGATTCATTTCAGGGTTTATTAATGGATTTGGAAACCATAACTTATGCATCTTATTTTTGTGAACTACTTGATATATGTCTTATGGATGAAGAAAGCAACAGGGATCTGTTTAGGGAAGTAATATCCGCTTTCTATCTCCTTAAAAGTAAAGCTGTTGATATTGAAGTTTTAACCAGAGCTTTGGAACTTAATGTGTTAAGGGCTACAGGATATGGATTAGATTTAGAAGAATGCTGTATTTGTAAAGCAAAAATATCATCATCAGATTATGTAAATCTTCAATATTTAGGAGGAGTATGCGAAAACTGCGAGAAAATTAATGGTATGGCTATTAGCAGAGCTTCCTATAACTCAATTAAGATTTTAAATAAGTTTCCATTAGAGAAGCTGGCAAGGATAAGCCTTGATAAAAAGATTAAAAAAGAAATTTTTGATTTAATAACAATTATTATTTCTCAAAATTATTATAGAAAGCCTAAAAGTCTGGAAGCCTTAAAATTTTTAAAAGGGAGTGAATGTAATGAGTGA